A genome region from Verrucomicrobiia bacterium includes the following:
- a CDS encoding chitobiase/beta-hexosaminidase C-terminal domain-containing protein, with translation MALSLALPYGSTTAHGQPGIEPPPRLRHLLAHWRFDEPPGTRVAADETGRHPATLSPTGAAFTHGGVSGGALVLGRSGNGYVSAGDVLLLTDTPFTISLWVHQPPGGGEANSALIGRYESPPHEGYFLFLHLTAFGTPHVMGSVVGYAGPGGLVVGGPALDHNAWHHIVMTRSAGGLVRLYVNGGMPVATASAGPVSHANAHLVLGGTGAQGQPVGAFTGWIDEVQIYDFDLTQEEVNELFRHPGESLFIPLPPPLQIVPAGGRFEEPVTVSLLTPLPHVDLHYTMDGATPTAESPRYTEPWRLRADTVLQARAFTNGVPASEVVAAAFTFAIPPPPAGRLLARWSFDEPDGELVIDGTGVHHGTLRPPGVWRSEGGVSGRALGLDGNVRGRVDVGQGLSLLGTDFTIAGWVLLPPHSSVVQGHLISKAAPGEPGGYAFSLGWADGLQAVTATVGSRQAVAKVPSLGDGHWHFVAMTHSATAGLKVYVDGGAPRVVAASEPVGATPAPAVMGGGVSCHLDDLQVYDVALTESQLEVLRAQPGVPLFPEWEVPLQIVPPGASAIGGLSVVLSASQPGAQIRYTTDGSDPDADSTLYQGSLVLTQPTPLRARAFTGNTPVSDVVAAWFKVTPVPVPTGPLLARWTFDDGAGGRVRDETGRYDGTLSEAGVRWIDDGLVGGALALRAAASGHVRLPGHLPSPDRTHSVSLWIRADGASGGTSHFLWRDGPQIVLNAGGYAVTVQNGTAAAAVVEPWLRDGAWHHVVMAYEPGGELRVLVDGGRWVGRTEGVPVPPSDAVSLVGAHVVHRPVGDFDGALDEMRLYDFALSDLQAQHLFDHPEAPLPETSAGPLRIQPEGGRHAEEVVFTMDAWDRRSRIHYTLDGSAPTEAAPHYDGPVLLRQSAEIRARAFLGGEPVSPEVSASFVIDPIPEGTGRLLAHWRLDGGPDGIVPDSAGDHHGLLSDAGAGYIPDGVSGAALSLGRNGAGYVRFGDILPLLDQSWTIALWTRLPADGLASDAALFSRHNGGYGNGYFLSVQPDRGQMTAYSGDVAMVHAEGFPKDGAWHHVAMTYDLATETVRLYVDGGLFRARVRVGRIVPSTAGFLLGGYNDTTQGARGGLLGDLDDVQVYDFALAPGQIDRLRDRPGSTLHEAAPEEVLILPRGGIFTDRTGPIHLIVPWSDADLHFTLDGTDPVLDSPRYTGPIELTATAELRVRAFRAGQPVTAVGSAAFEVVPEPIPTGRLLAHWRFDEGSGLLAHNDAGTYPGRLVGSGAGWTADGVDGHALDLDQGRGGRVMVGDVLGMADQPYTLSVWVRLEPGTTAQNLMIVSKHRPGSHRGHFLRLHANGHSVEAFSGALVLGAHTPVNDGAWHHLVVTHDAAGRVRIHIDGPEPVASGMAGPVLSTPAAMVLGGLDTDPPVGLFTGRMDDVQYYDFALSGDQIEFLRTHPGRTLDVPRAEPTPGLPVIGYFPRHAIFQIGHPMYLHVEAVGPEPLHYVWWFEDAPMPEVEGTVISIAEARPEHAGNYRVDVVNAAGVVSSGNGLVEVLPRLPLSEIPRILEEPQDVTIPVGSTATFRVVAESRSEPILYEWFREGVPVSERGPDGATLVLNQVTFADAGTYYVAVANPVDGIFSEAAELRVASWNPPVFDPPSGAFEGMVAVGLTTEVPGASIHFTVDGSDPTPTSPLHHAPVPLTSTTTLRARAFLDGHAVSPVGLAEYTSIAAPPSSGGLIAHYRLDALPNGVVLDDLARHSGRASTQGVTLVPGGIAGGALQFESSLNGHVAFGEVLPMLDTPFSVALWVRVMPDTLTSGAVLFSKHRPGTGNGYFLAMDGAHHAVSAHVGSGRVITGGPRINDGTWHHVVLSVDPEGEARLFIDAVSVGSMAPAPPVLTSPAQVVLGGLDPGVPKGTFRGAIDDVQVYGRAVTSAEVAVLFAHPGLPLASDLLSPLIVVPSSTTFTGGIQVQCVSPRPEAEVRYTTDGTEPTVESLLAAGPLTFTARVTLRARAFVGGIPISPVVVEEYLLQPNPTHRGTLLAHWRLDSLGGLSAPDETGRWPGVLSASGATFVPEGVAGGSLFLSRSANGHVRLGEFLPPGDSPHSISLWFRLPPGDVTPFAGLLTRHRPGSHNGHFLALNYLGHTLAASAGPGSVVATRVPVNDGGWHHVVVVRETGGTVRLYVDGTPPRAVAPAGASEPTGALTLLGGHDPGVPTGTFTGYLDEVQVYDFALNDAEVDALFAHPDRSLDAIATSRLHLVPRGGIFRDAVTVRVAIVLDNVRIHYTTDGTEPRIESSIYTQPLVLTTSGTLRVRGFLDGQPVTAIETASFEIDRDAAAPVSSLLAHWRFDELAGPGVEDTTGRHPGVLSPRGASFIPDGVAGGALSLRRADNGYVDLGRSLPLDSPGFTVAAWVRTPPGQASELAAILTRHRPGQPNGYGLFLNPVGIPDTAGRASALVGGMQITGITPVHDGAWHHVVLRSHQGGRMEILVDGRPAEAGDFAQTPVPSPARAVIGGFDAGAIVGTFEGDLDELQVYDIALTDAQVAFLYAHPGATAARDPASVQIVPPGGAYTAPVTVRLLANLPELILRYTTDGLAPTASSPRYTGPLVLGASTVLRAAPFRDDVPAGEPVVATFVVEIPEPPVIRSHPADVEVLIAYPFALAVEASGTAPLTFEWYRNDQLLPGHTGPVLVVPISLPSDNGTYRVRVSNVAGSALSQPAVVQVNLNAASVPLGSVLLANRIVGLLDAPVLDVDGATPVSGSQFRADLLAGPTPDALTPLGPAAPFLSGTDAGYVDAAPSAMRLVPGVEPGGIAYVRLRAWDLAAGHTWEDANPQAGRMGQSEIVTVIAGGGTTPPAPLTSLTSFSLRSGLPPVIVTQPRSQSAPAGDTVRLAVAAMGEGLTYQWMFEGSPVPGAIQSTLELGPLRSHHAGRYTVAIRGHGGSSLSDAAVLQVTAVRRLWLDPPEPRQEGTWTDVPLRWDIPNVISQAGLRILYDPDHLGSPQLLFPNSAAADAVSAVLDEPGQLRLMVDGRRLPDGSGHPVTLRFRCRSVPEPVATPVSLELLTLTDALGASLELGTDLAGTDVRILPRSVVGDINANERVDVGDAAMMFRYVTLHDIPRRWDLTGNDLDGNGTLDSADPAIASFALLDGFPLPSPLPSPRPALASMPTHAPPPPLRLSLHPPRATPGETTVARLHASPLLPDVAGVVFRIRYPADALRIPANLTPRAHGFPALQTLGRWRLDSEPESGNPDGLLDFAVVSARSWHADADALVAEIPFIVLPGATARAVWRVELTAGEISPDGFELIPLLPQTATLESRPPEPPRLDGVEPLPDGRWLLRVTGESHRTYRLETSTDLLEWRRLDGGFPPGAWPFHPEPDHGDASPHRFFRLIEEP, from the coding sequence ATGGCTCTGTCCCTGGCCCTTCCCTACGGCTCCACGACGGCCCACGGCCAGCCCGGAATCGAACCGCCGCCCAGGCTGCGTCATCTGCTCGCTCACTGGCGTTTCGATGAACCGCCCGGAACCCGCGTGGCCGCGGACGAAACCGGGCGCCATCCCGCCACGCTGTCGCCGACTGGAGCCGCGTTCACGCATGGAGGCGTCTCGGGCGGGGCGCTTGTCCTGGGCCGGAGCGGGAACGGTTACGTGTCAGCGGGGGACGTGCTGCTGCTGACCGACACGCCGTTCACGATCTCGCTGTGGGTGCACCAGCCTCCCGGGGGTGGCGAGGCCAACTCGGCGCTGATCGGCCGGTACGAGAGTCCGCCGCACGAGGGCTACTTTCTCTTCCTTCATCTCACTGCGTTTGGAACCCCTCATGTGATGGGGTCGGTCGTTGGTTATGCTGGGCCCGGCGGGCTGGTGGTGGGGGGACCGGCGCTCGATCACAATGCCTGGCACCACATCGTCATGACCCGTTCGGCCGGCGGCCTGGTCCGGCTGTACGTGAACGGCGGCATGCCGGTGGCCACCGCCTCCGCTGGCCCGGTGAGCCACGCCAACGCCCATCTCGTCCTGGGCGGCACGGGCGCCCAGGGACAGCCGGTCGGCGCGTTCACCGGCTGGATCGATGAGGTCCAGATCTACGACTTCGACCTCACCCAGGAGGAGGTGAACGAGCTGTTCCGTCATCCGGGGGAATCGCTCTTCATTCCGCTGCCGCCGCCGCTCCAGATCGTCCCGGCGGGGGGTCGCTTCGAGGAACCGGTCACGGTGTCGCTCCTGACTCCGCTTCCCCATGTGGATCTGCATTACACGATGGATGGTGCGACGCCGACCGCGGAGTCGCCGCGGTACACCGAACCGTGGCGGTTGCGGGCCGACACCGTGCTCCAGGCCCGCGCCTTCACCAACGGGGTGCCTGCATCGGAGGTGGTGGCGGCGGCGTTCACCTTTGCGATCCCACCGCCCCCGGCCGGCAGGCTTCTGGCTCGGTGGTCCTTCGATGAGCCGGACGGCGAGTTGGTGATCGACGGCACCGGCGTCCATCACGGAACGCTGCGCCCGCCGGGCGTCTGGCGATCGGAGGGAGGCGTCTCCGGACGCGCCCTTGGCCTCGATGGCAATGTTCGGGGCCGTGTGGATGTGGGACAGGGGCTTTCCTTGCTCGGCACGGATTTCACCATCGCCGGGTGGGTCCTGCTGCCGCCGCATTCGTCCGTGGTGCAAGGCCACCTGATTTCAAAGGCGGCGCCCGGCGAGCCGGGCGGGTACGCCTTTTCGCTCGGCTGGGCGGATGGACTCCAGGCGGTGACGGCAACGGTGGGAAGCCGTCAGGCGGTCGCCAAGGTGCCGTCCCTCGGGGATGGCCACTGGCATTTCGTGGCGATGACCCATTCCGCCACGGCCGGGCTCAAGGTGTACGTGGACGGCGGGGCGCCCCGGGTCGTCGCGGCGTCCGAACCCGTCGGTGCCACGCCGGCCCCTGCGGTGATGGGCGGCGGGGTGTCCTGCCATCTTGATGACTTGCAGGTGTACGATGTCGCCCTCACCGAGTCCCAGCTCGAGGTTCTTCGCGCCCAGCCGGGTGTCCCGTTGTTTCCCGAATGGGAGGTCCCCCTGCAAATCGTACCCCCCGGCGCCTCGGCGATCGGCGGGCTGAGCGTGGTGCTGTCCGCGTCGCAACCAGGCGCGCAGATCCGCTACACCACGGACGGCAGCGATCCGGACGCGGATTCCACGCTCTACCAGGGCAGCCTGGTGCTGACCCAGCCCACCCCGCTGCGGGCGCGGGCCTTCACGGGGAACACGCCGGTTTCGGATGTCGTGGCGGCGTGGTTCAAGGTCACACCCGTTCCGGTCCCCACCGGTCCGCTGCTTGCCCGGTGGACCTTCGACGATGGGGCGGGAGGGAGGGTCCGGGACGAGACGGGGCGGTACGACGGGACCCTCTCTGAAGCGGGGGTCCGCTGGATCGACGACGGTCTTGTCGGGGGGGCGCTTGCCTTGCGGGCAGCCGCCAGCGGCCATGTCCGACTGCCCGGCCACCTCCCGTCGCCGGACCGCACCCATTCGGTTTCCTTGTGGATTCGGGCGGACGGAGCGAGCGGGGGGACCTCTCATTTTCTCTGGCGGGACGGACCGCAGATCGTTCTCAACGCCGGTGGCTACGCCGTCACGGTCCAGAACGGAACGGCAGCCGCGGCGGTGGTTGAGCCCTGGCTGCGCGACGGCGCATGGCATCATGTCGTCATGGCCTACGAACCCGGCGGGGAACTCCGCGTCCTTGTGGACGGGGGACGCTGGGTGGGTCGGACGGAAGGGGTCCCGGTCCCGCCCTCCGACGCCGTGAGCCTTGTCGGAGCCCATGTGGTTCACCGGCCCGTCGGCGATTTCGACGGCGCCCTGGATGAGATGCGCCTCTATGACTTCGCGCTGAGCGATCTCCAGGCCCAACACCTTTTCGACCATCCGGAGGCCCCGCTTCCCGAGACCTCTGCGGGACCCCTGCGCATCCAACCGGAGGGGGGGCGTCATGCAGAGGAAGTGGTGTTCACGATGGACGCCTGGGACCGTCGTTCGCGCATCCACTACACCCTGGATGGCTCGGCCCCCACCGAGGCGGCACCGCATTACGACGGACCGGTCCTGCTGAGGCAGTCGGCGGAGATCCGGGCCCGCGCCTTTCTGGGAGGCGAACCCGTCTCCCCGGAGGTGTCGGCGTCCTTCGTGATCGATCCCATTCCGGAAGGCACGGGCCGTCTGCTGGCCCATTGGCGTCTCGACGGGGGGCCGGACGGCATCGTGCCCGATAGTGCGGGGGACCATCACGGGCTCCTTTCCGACGCAGGCGCCGGATACATTCCGGATGGGGTGTCCGGTGCCGCCCTGTCGCTGGGTCGAAACGGGGCGGGTTACGTCCGCTTCGGGGACATCCTGCCTCTTCTCGACCAGTCGTGGACCATCGCCCTCTGGACACGGTTGCCGGCCGATGGACTGGCGTCCGATGCGGCTCTGTTTTCGAGGCACAACGGCGGGTATGGCAACGGATACTTCCTCAGTGTCCAGCCTGACCGGGGTCAGATGACCGCCTACAGCGGGGATGTGGCGATGGTTCATGCGGAGGGCTTCCCCAAGGATGGCGCATGGCATCATGTGGCCATGACCTACGATCTGGCCACCGAGACGGTGCGGCTCTATGTCGATGGCGGGTTGTTTCGCGCCCGCGTCCGCGTCGGGCGGATTGTCCCCTCGACCGCCGGGTTCCTCCTCGGCGGATACAACGACACGACCCAGGGTGCCCGCGGTGGCCTGCTTGGGGATCTCGATGACGTCCAGGTGTACGACTTCGCGCTGGCCCCCGGTCAGATCGACCGTCTGCGGGATCGTCCGGGTTCAACCCTCCACGAGGCCGCCCCCGAAGAGGTGTTGATCCTCCCGAGGGGAGGCATTTTCACCGACCGGACCGGACCGATCCATCTGATCGTCCCCTGGTCCGATGCGGACCTCCATTTCACGCTGGACGGCACGGACCCCGTCCTCGACTCACCGCGCTACACCGGGCCGATCGAACTCACTGCGACGGCCGAACTCCGGGTGCGCGCGTTTCGTGCCGGCCAGCCGGTGACAGCGGTGGGTTCCGCCGCCTTCGAAGTCGTCCCGGAGCCGATCCCAACGGGGCGGCTGCTGGCCCACTGGCGTTTCGACGAGGGCTCCGGGCTGCTGGCCCATAACGACGCCGGAACCTATCCCGGGCGCCTGGTCGGTTCCGGCGCCGGCTGGACGGCTGACGGTGTGGACGGCCATGCGCTCGATCTGGATCAGGGACGGGGCGGGCGGGTCATGGTGGGGGATGTCCTGGGGATGGCGGATCAGCCCTACACCCTTTCCGTCTGGGTTCGGCTCGAACCGGGAACGACCGCGCAGAATCTGATGATCGTTTCCAAGCACCGCCCGGGCTCCCACCGTGGCCACTTCCTCCGTCTCCATGCCAACGGGCACTCGGTCGAGGCCTTCAGTGGTGCCCTGGTTCTCGGTGCCCACACCCCCGTCAACGATGGCGCATGGCATCACCTTGTCGTGACCCATGATGCCGCCGGCCGGGTCCGAATCCATATCGACGGCCCCGAGCCCGTGGCGTCCGGCATGGCCGGGCCCGTCCTCTCGACGCCCGCCGCGATGGTGCTTGGGGGACTGGACACCGACCCGCCCGTGGGCCTGTTCACGGGCCGGATGGATGACGTCCAGTACTACGACTTTGCGCTTTCGGGGGACCAGATCGAATTCCTGCGAACCCATCCAGGACGGACCCTCGACGTTCCCAGGGCCGAGCCCACGCCGGGTCTGCCGGTGATCGGGTACTTCCCGAGGCACGCCATCTTCCAGATCGGCCATCCCATGTACCTCCACGTCGAGGCCGTGGGTCCCGAACCCCTGCATTACGTCTGGTGGTTTGAGGATGCGCCGATGCCGGAGGTCGAGGGTACGGTCATCTCCATCGCCGAGGCCCGTCCGGAACACGCAGGGAACTACCGGGTGGACGTCGTCAATGCCGCCGGCGTGGTGTCCAGCGGCAACGGGCTCGTGGAAGTCCTGCCGAGGCTCCCGCTGTCGGAGATCCCGCGCATCCTCGAGGAACCGCAGGATGTGACCATCCCCGTTGGATCCACCGCCACATTCCGGGTCGTCGCGGAGTCGCGAAGCGAGCCGATCCTCTACGAGTGGTTCCGGGAAGGAGTGCCGGTATCCGAGCGCGGGCCCGACGGCGCGACCCTCGTGCTGAACCAGGTCACCTTTGCCGATGCCGGGACCTATTACGTGGCGGTGGCCAATCCGGTGGACGGGATCTTCAGCGAGGCTGCGGAACTGCGGGTCGCCAGTTGGAATCCTCCCGTGTTCGACCCGCCGTCCGGGGCCTTCGAAGGCATGGTCGCCGTGGGATTGACCACGGAGGTGCCGGGCGCATCGATCCATTTCACGGTGGATGGATCGGACCCCACGCCGACGAGCCCCCTCCATCACGCTCCGGTGCCCCTCACCTCCACCACCACGCTGCGTGCCCGCGCGTTTCTCGACGGGCATGCGGTGTCCCCGGTCGGTCTGGCCGAATACACCTCGATCGCCGCGCCGCCGTCGTCCGGCGGGTTGATCGCGCATTACCGGCTGGACGCCCTCCCCAACGGGGTCGTTCTGGACGACCTGGCCCGGCATTCCGGCAGGGCGTCCACCCAGGGCGTGACCCTTGTTCCGGGGGGAATCGCGGGCGGGGCGCTGCAGTTCGAGAGTTCCCTGAACGGGCACGTCGCATTCGGAGAGGTTCTGCCGATGCTCGACACGCCGTTCTCCGTGGCGCTGTGGGTCCGGGTCATGCCGGACACCCTGACTTCTGGAGCGGTCCTCTTTTCGAAACACCGGCCGGGCACCGGGAATGGCTACTTCCTTGCAATGGACGGCGCCCACCACGCGGTGTCGGCCCATGTCGGGTCGGGTCGGGTGATCACCGGGGGCCCCCGCATCAACGACGGGACATGGCACCATGTCGTCCTGAGCGTCGATCCGGAGGGGGAGGCGCGGCTGTTCATCGATGCCGTGAGCGTCGGTTCCATGGCGCCCGCCCCGCCCGTCCTGACGTCGCCCGCCCAGGTCGTGCTCGGCGGACTCGACCCGGGTGTGCCCAAGGGGACGTTCCGAGGGGCGATTGATGATGTTCAGGTCTATGGCAGGGCGGTGACGTCTGCCGAGGTGGCAGTGCTCTTCGCCCATCCCGGACTTCCCCTGGCAAGCGATCTTCTGTCCCCGCTGATCGTCGTGCCTTCGTCCACCACGTTCACCGGCGGGATTCAGGTGCAGTGCGTCTCCCCCCGGCCGGAGGCCGAAGTCCGCTACACCACCGACGGGACCGAACCCACGGTGGAATCCCTGCTGGCCGCCGGTCCGCTCACCTTCACAGCCCGAGTGACCCTCCGCGCCCGCGCCTTCGTGGGCGGGATCCCGATCTCGCCCGTCGTCGTCGAGGAATACCTCCTCCAACCCAACCCCACCCATCGTGGAACGCTACTCGCCCACTGGCGCCTCGATTCGCTCGGCGGACTTTCCGCCCCGGACGAAACCGGCCGTTGGCCGGGTGTCCTCTCCGCATCCGGGGCCACGTTCGTTCCGGAAGGGGTGGCGGGCGGCAGTCTCTTCCTGAGCCGGAGCGCCAACGGACATGTCCGCCTGGGCGAATTCCTGCCGCCCGGCGACTCGCCGCATTCCATCTCGCTCTGGTTCCGGTTGCCGCCGGGAGATGTCACCCCGTTCGCCGGCCTTCTCACCCGACACCGACCTGGATCCCACAACGGGCACTTCCTGGCCCTCAACTACCTTGGCCACACCCTGGCCGCCAGCGCCGGCCCGGGCTCGGTTGTGGCGACGCGCGTTCCGGTCAATGACGGCGGCTGGCACCATGTGGTGGTCGTGCGGGAAACCGGCGGAACGGTCCGCCTCTACGTGGATGGCACCCCGCCTCGCGCCGTCGCACCTGCCGGGGCCAGCGAACCCACCGGGGCCCTGACCCTCCTCGGAGGGCACGATCCCGGAGTCCCCACCGGCACCTTCACCGGGTACCTCGACGAGGTCCAGGTGTACGACTTCGCGCTGAACGATGCGGAGGTGGACGCCCTCTTCGCCCACCCGGACCGGTCCCTCGACGCCATCGCCACGTCCCGACTCCATCTGGTGCCCCGCGGAGGAATCTTCCGGGACGCGGTGACGGTGCGGGTGGCGATCGTCCTGGACAACGTCCGGATCCATTACACGACCGACGGCACGGAACCCCGGATCGAGTCTTCGATCTACACGCAGCCGTTGGTCCTGACGACGTCGGGCACCCTGCGCGTGCGGGGATTCCTTGACGGCCAACCTGTCACCGCCATCGAGACCGCATCGTTCGAGATCGACCGGGATGCCGCCGCTCCCGTCAGTTCCCTGCTGGCCCACTGGCGGTTCGACGAGCTGGCTGGTCCCGGGGTCGAGGACACCACCGGACGCCATCCGGGCGTGCTCTCGCCGCGAGGGGCCTCGTTCATTCCCGACGGTGTGGCCGGTGGGGCCCTGTCGCTCCGGCGTGCCGACAACGGCTACGTCGATCTCGGGAGGAGCCTGCCGCTGGACAGCCCGGGCTTCACCGTTGCCGCCTGGGTTCGAACTCCTCCCGGCCAGGCGTCCGAACTGGCGGCCATTCTCACCCGTCACCGGCCGGGACAGCCCAACGGCTACGGACTCTTCCTCAACCCGGTGGGAATTCCGGACACGGCCGGACGTGCCAGCGCCCTGGTCGGGGGCATGCAGATCACCGGGATCACGCCGGTCCACGACGGTGCCTGGCATCACGTGGTGCTGCGGTCGCACCAGGGAGGGCGCATGGAGATCCTTGTGGACGGTCGCCCCGCCGAGGCGGGTGACTTCGCCCAGACGCCCGTACCGTCTCCCGCCCGTGCCGTGATCGGCGGCTTCGATGCCGGAGCGATCGTCGGCACCTTCGAGGGCGATCTGGACGAACTGCAGGTGTACGACATCGCCCTCACCGACGCCCAGGTTGCCTTTCTCTACGCCCATCCGGGCGCCACGGCGGCGCGGGATCCGGCGTCGGTTCAGATCGTTCCACCGGGCGGCGCCTACACCGCTCCCGTCACGGTGCGCCTGCTGGCCAACCTCCCCGAACTCATTCTCCGCTACACCACCGACGGCCTCGCCCCGACGGCCAGTTCACCCCGCTACACGGGTCCCCTGGTCCTGGGCGCTTCCACGGTGCTCCGGGCCGCGCCCTTCCGGGACGACGTCCCGGCCGGCGAACCCGTCGTGGCCACCTTCGTCGTGGAGATCCCCGAGCCACCCGTCATCCGCTCCCATCCGGCCGATGTCGAAGTCCTCATTGCCTATCCGTTCGCATTGGCGGTCGAAGCTTCCGGGACGGCGCCCCTGACCTTCGAATGGTATCGCAACGACCAGCTTCTTCCGGGTCACACCGGCCCGGTGCTGGTTGTCCCGATCAGTCTGCCCTCCGATAACGGAACGTATCGGGTCCGCGTCTCCAATGTCGCCGGATCCGCCCTCAGCCAGCCCGCCGTCGTGCAGGTGAACCTCAATGCCGCCTCCGTCCCGTTGGGCAGCGTTCTGCTCGCCAACCGCATCGTGGGCCTGCTCGACGCCCCGGTGCTCGATGTCGATGGTGCGACGCCGGTCAGTGGTTCCCAGTTTCGTGCGGACCTCCTCGCCGGCCCCACTCCGGATGCTCTCACGCCCCTGGGTCCCGCCGCCCCGTTCCTGTCGGGCACGGACGCCGGGTACGTGGACGCCGCCCCGTCCGCCATGCGCCTGGTTCCCGGGGTGGAGCCCGGCGGCATCGCCTACGTCCGGCTGCGCGCCTGGGACCTGGCCGCGGGCCACACGTGGGAAGACGCCAATCCACAGGCTGGCCGGATGGGCCAATCCGAGATCGTCACGGTCATCGCCGGAGGCGGAACGACGCCGCCCGCCCCGCTCACCAGCCTGACCTCGTTCTCACTGCGATCCGGACTCCCGCCGGTCATCGTGACCCAGCCCCGGAGCCAGTCCGCGCCCGCCGGCGACACGGTGCGCCTTGCCGTGGCCGCCATGGGCGAAGGTCTGACCTACCAATGGATGTTCGAAGGATCCCCCGTCCCCGGCGCCATCCAGTCCACCCTCGAGCTTGGTCCGCTCCGCTCCCACCATGCCGGCCGGTACACCGTCGCCATCCGCGGTCACGGCGGCAGTTCCCTCAGTGATGCCGCCGTGCTCCAGGTCACCGCCGTACGCCGCCTCTGGCTGGATCCACCCGAACCCCGTCAGGAAGGCACCTGGACCGACGTCCCCCTCCGATGGGACATCCCGAACGTCATCTCGCAGGCCGGCCTGCGGATCCTTTACGATCCGGATCACCTCGGTTCGCCCCAGCTTCTGTTCCCCAACTCCGCCGCCGCGGACGCCGTCTCGGCGGTCCTCGATGAACCGGGCCAGCTTCGACTCATGGTGGACGGACGCCGCCTCCCGGACGGCTCCGGCCATCCGGTGACCCTCCGTTTCCGGTGCCGCTCCGTCCCGGAACCCGTGGCCACTCCGGTCAGCCTCGAACTGCTCACCCTCACCGATGCCCTTGGGGCTTCCCTGGAACTCGGCACCGACCTCGCCGGCACGGACGTCCGCATCCTTCCGCGCTCCGTCGTCGGCGACATCAATGCCAACGAGCGCGTCGATGTCGGAGATGCCGCGATGATGTTCCGGTATGTGACCCTGCACGACATTCCCCGTCGTTGGGATCTCACCGGCAATGATCTGGACGGCAACGGCACCCTGGACTCGGCGGACCCGGCCATCGCGAGCTTCGCGCTCCTCGATGGCTTCCCGCTTCCGTCCCCGCTTCCGTCCCCGCGTCCGGCGCTCGCCTCGATGCCCACCCACGCCCCACCTCCACCTCTGCGGCTCAGCCTTCATCCCCCGCGGGCCACGCCCGGCGAAACCACCGTGGCACGCCTGCATGCCTCCCCGCTGCTCCCGGACGTCGCCGGCGTTGTCTTCCGGATACGCTATCCCGCCGACGCGCTGCGCATCCCGGCGAACCTCACGCCACGCGCCCATGGATTTCCGGCCCTGCAAACCCTCGGTCGCTGGCGCCTCGACTCCGAACCGGAATCCGGGAATCCGGACGGGCTTCTCGACTTCGCCGTCGTGAGTGCCCGGTCCTGGCATGCCGATGCCGACGCCCTCGTCGCCGAGATTCCGTTCATCGTGCTGCCCGGCGCCACCGCCCGGGCTGTTTGGCGGGTGGAACTGACGGCAGGGGAGATCAGTCCGGATGGGTTCGAACTGATCCCGCTCCTTCCCCAGACCGCGACGCTGGAATCGCGGCCTCCTGAACCGCCGCGCCTCGACGGTGTCGAACCTCTTCCCGACGGACGCTGGCTTCTCCGCGTGACGGGCGAATCCCATCGGACCTACCGGCTCGAAACCTCGACCGATCTCCTCGAATGGCGGCGTCTCGACGGTGGGTTCCCGCCTGGCGCATGGCCGTTCCACCCCGAGCCGGACCACGGCGACGCGTCGCCCCACCGGTTCTTCCGCCTCATTGAAGAGCCATGA
- a CDS encoding flagellin, with amino-acid sequence MRVTANTFPNSLIDQLNRLATRQYRLQNQAATGQRITTPDDDPVAMRRVLDMQGEASSVGQYLRNVARNQELASASFAPIRAVGKVVDRASEIAVLADGLKSPTELKAYAAEVDQLIGQALELVNSRNRGDSLFGGTRADVAPFSKVTDAEGKVVGVTYHGNTTLAENEIASGVNLTAQTLGANTTGTGPRGLITDSRTGADLFNHLISLRDNLLAGDVAAIASVDRPALEADSDSVVYHLGTNASVQARLETSQSLLKQRSQSLEGLISKEADADLAQTLVRLNEVQTAYQAALQSGGTILGRSLMDYIR; translated from the coding sequence ATGCGCGTCACCGCCAACACCTTCCCCAATTCGCTGATCGACCAGTTGAACCGGCTGGCGACCCGCCAGTACCGCCTGCAAAACCAGGCCGCCACCGGCCAGCGGATCACCACCCCGGACGACGACCCCGTCGCCATGCGCCGGGTGCTGGACATGCAGGGCGAGGCCAGTTCGGTCGGACAGTACCTGCGCAACGTCGCCCGCAACCAGGAGCTGGCCTCGGCCTCCTTCGCTCCCATCCGCGCCGTCGGCAAGGTGGTCGATCGCGCCAGCGAGATCGCCGTGCTGGCCGATGGCCTCAAGTCTCCCACCGAACTCAAGGCCTACGCCGCCGAGGTGGACCAGCTCATCGGGCAGGCCCTCGAACTGGTCAATTCCCGCAACCGCGGCGACTCCCTTTTCGGCGGCACCCGCGCCGATGTCGCCCCCTTCTCCAAGGTCACCGATGCTGAAGGCAAGGTCGTGGGCGTGACCTACCACGGCAACACGACGCTGGCGGAGAACGAGATCGCCTCGGGGGTGAACCTCACCGCCCAGACCCTTGGCGCCAACACCACCGGCACCGGGCCGCGCGGCCTGATCACCGATTCCCGCACCGGCGCCGACCTGTTCAACCACCTGATCTCGCTTCGCGACAATCTCCTTGCCGGGGACGTCGCCGCCATCGCCTCCGTCGATCGCCCGGCCCTCGAGGCCGACTCCGACAGCGTGGTGTACCACCTCGGCACCAACGCGTCGGTCCAGGCCCGGCTGGAAACCTCGCAGAGCCTGCTCAAGCAGCGGAGCCAGTCGCTTGAAGGACTCATCTCCAAGGAGGCCGACGCCGACCTCGCCCAGACCCTCGTCCGCCTCAACGAGGTCCAGACCGCCTACCAGGCCGCCCTCCAGAGCGGCGGCACCATCCTCGGCCGGTCCCTGATGGACTACATCCGCTGA